From a region of the Toxotes jaculatrix isolate fToxJac2 chromosome 7, fToxJac2.pri, whole genome shotgun sequence genome:
- the pold2 gene encoding DNA polymerase delta subunit 2 — protein sequence MFSDLSAQKEGSSLLCRPASEDQGPVFERMSLAYSPCSERYRAGERSFNRQYAHIYAARLMQMRPLLSERAQQKWGSDVLIRKLCDLQTGEQCCIVGTLFKRMDLQPSILKEISEEHNLLPQPARAKYISETDELILEDELQRIKLEGKIDRDKCVTGSIIAIYGAERNDGKFTVEDFCTADLPLQTPRPALSSDRFVLLASGLGLGSIHADSMLGLQLLVDMVTGQLGDQGEQSGASAICRVLLAGNLLSQSTQDKDASTKAKYLTKKTQASSVEAIRVLDELLLQLVASVPVDLMPGQYDPTNYTLPQQPLHRCMFPLSSVYPTLQLASNPYQANIDGVRFLGTSGQNVCDIQRYSSMDSHLEILEETLRLRHLAPTAPDTLGCYPFYQKDPFILEECPHVYFSGNAPTFESKLVKGANGQEVLLVTIPEFCSTQTACLVNLRTLQCEPVSFSAFSADGDEESEMNISH from the exons ATGTTCTCCGACCTGAGCGCCCAGAAGGAgggctcctctctgctctgccgCCCTGCCTCCGAGGACCAGGGGCCGGTGTTTGAGAGGATGTCGCTGGCTTACAGTCCCTGCTCCGAGCGCTACAGGGCTGGGGAGAGAAGCTTCAATCGCCAGTATGCTCATATTTACGCAGCACGACTCATGCAGATGAGACCCCTGTTGTCAGAGAGAGCCCAGCAGAAGTGGG gATCAGATGTGCTTATCAGGAAGCTGTGTGATCTTCAGACAGGGGAGCAGTGTTGCATTGTGGGCACCTTGTTCAAGCGTATGGATTTGCAGCCATCTATTCTGAAAGAGATCAGTGAGGAG CACAACCTGCTACCCCAGCCCGCACGAGCAAAATACATCAGTGAAACGGATGAGCTGATTCTGGAGGATGAGCTCCAGAGGATCAAACTAGAGGGCAAAATTGACAGGGACAAGTGTGTCACAG GTAGTATTATTGCAATATATGGAGCTGAGAGGAACGATGGGAAGTTCACAGTTGAGGACTTTTGCACAGCTGATCTCCCTTTGCAGACACCTAGGCCTGCACTCAGTTCggacag GTTTGTGCTCCTGGCCTCAGGACTTGGTCTCGGGAGTATTCATGCTGACAGCATGCTAGGGCTACAGTTGCTGGTTGACATGGTCACCGGTCAGCTCGGTGACCAGGGGGAGCAGAGTGGGGCATCAGCAATTTGCAGGGTTCTACTGGCTGGAAACCTCCTGAGCCAAAGCACCCAGGACAAGGATGCATCAACAAAG GCAAAATACCTCACCAAGAAGACTCAGGCTAGCAGTGTGGAAGCCATTCGTGTTCTGgatgagctgctgcttcagctggtg GCCTCTGTTCCAGTGGATCTAATGCCGGGCCAATATGACCCCACCAACTACACCCTCCCACAGCAGCCTCTCCACCGCTGCATGTTCCCCCTGTCCTCAGTGTACCCCACACTACAGCTGGCATCCAATCCATACCAGGCTAACATTGATGGAGTGAG GTTCCTGGGCACATCGGGCCAAAATGTCTGTGACATTCAAAGGTACAGCAGCATGGACAGTCACCTGGAGATACTGGAGGAAACGCTACGACTCAGACACCTGGCCCCTACAGCACCTGACACTCTCG GTTGTTACCCATTTTACCAAAAAGACCCTTTCATCTTGGAAGAGTGTCCCCATGTTTACTTCAGTGGAAACGCCCCAACCTTTGAGTCCAAGCTCGTCAAAG GTGCTAATGGCCAGGAGGTCCTTTTGGTTACTATCCCAGAGTTCTGCAGTACCCAGACAGCATGTCTGGTCAATTTACGCACTCTTCAGTGTGAGCCTGTCAgtttctctgccttctctgcCGACGGCGATGAGGAAAGTGAGATGAACATCAGTCACTGA
- the nono gene encoding non-POU domain-containing octamer-binding protein — protein sequence MQGNRGPQQNHGPNRPGDQKKPGGTNTNGQQPEPSEQTNPNEALTLDLHSFRKPGEKTFTQRSRLFVGNLPTGVTEEDIEKLFAKYGKANEIFVNKERGFGFIRLETRIIAEIARAELDDTLFRGRPIRVRFATHGASLSVKNLPEFVSNELLEEAFAVFGQIERAVVIVDDRGRPTGKGIVEYTSKPAARKALDKCGDGAYLLTAFPRPVTVEPMEQFDEEEGLSEKLINKNQQYHKEREQPPRFAQPGSFEYEYAMRWKALMEMEKQQYEMVDRNIKEAQEKLEAEMEAARHEHQVMLMRQDLLRRQEELRRMEELHSQEVQKRKQAELRQEEERRRREEEMRMRSEEMMKRQQEGFRGNFSENREQDMRMHMGMAAENTPVMTGPGTNNMPGGGQGGFPRGLPGPGDYGPNKQRRF from the coding sequence ATGCAAGGAAACAGAGGCCCCCAGCAGAACCACGGCCCCAACCGCCCGGGAGACCAGAAAAAACCCGGAGGAACAAACACCAACGGCCAGCAGCCTGAGCCTAGCGAACAGACCAACCCCAATGAGGCCTTAACGCTGGACCTGCACAGCTTCAGAAAGCCCGGGGAGAAAACCTTCACGCAGCGCAGCAGGCTCTTTGTAGGAAACCTCCCAACTGGAGTCACCGAGGAGGACATCGAGAAACTGTTCGCCAAGTACGGGAAGGCCAACGAGATCTTTGTCAACAAGGAAAGAGGCTTCGGTTTCATCCGGCTGGAGACCAGGATCATAGCAGAGATTGCCAGAGCCGAGCTGGATGATACCCTGTTCAGAGGCAGACCCATACGGGTGAGGTTTGCAACACACGGTGCTTCTTTATCTGTGAAGAATTTGCCAGAGTTTGTGTCCAacgagctgctggaggaggcctTTGCCGTCTTCGGTCAGATAGAAAGAGCTGTGGTCATTGTGGATGACAGAGGGAGGCCCACAGGGAAGGGAATAGTGGAGTACACCTCAAAGCCAGCAGCCAGAAAAGCTCTGGATAAATGCGGTGATGGTGCCTATCTTCTCACAGCTTTTCCTCGGCCTGTTACGGTGGAACCTATGGAACAGtttgatgaagaggaaggactGTCTGAAAAACTCATAAACAAAAACCAGCAGTATCACAAAGAGCGTGAGCAGCCTCCTCGATTTGCTCAGCCGGGCTCATTTGAGTATGAGTATGCCATGCGCTGGAAAGCTCTGATGGAAATGGAGAAGCAGCAGTATGAAATGGTGGACCGCAACATCAAGGAGGctcaggagaagctggaggcCGAGATGGAGGCGGCCAGACACGAGCATCAGGTGATGCTGATGAGGCAGGACCTGCTGAGGCGGCAGGAGGAGCTGCGGAGGATGGAGGAGCTCCACAGTCAGGAGGtgcagaagagaaaacaggctGAGCTCCGGCAGGAGGAGGAACGccggaggagagaggaggagatgaggatgCGTAGCGAAGAGATGATGAAGAGGCAGCAGGAGGGCTTCAGAGGCAACTTCTCTGAAAATAGGGAGCAAGACATGAGGATGCATATGGGCATGGCAGCTGAGAATACTCCAGTGATGACAGGGCCAGGAACCAACAACATGCCTGGAGGAGGCCAAGGTGGCTTCCCCAGAGGCCTCCCTGGGCCTGGAGACTATGGACCTAATAAGCAACGCAGATTTTGA